The window CCGCCAACTGCTGCCAGTTGATGGATGGGGTAGTGGCAGAAAGGTCCTTCCAGGCAAATTTATTATAGGTCTTGTAGGGGTCACGCATTTCAACACGGCTCATCTGCGCTTTGGCCATGGTCGTTTCAATGCGCATGACAGCATCTGCCATCTGGGTGGCTTCTGCTTCCGTTTTGCCTACCAGCTGGAACATCTTAACCAGGTTAGCCAGGTATTCCTTGCGGATATTGGTGCTCCTGGGGTCGTTCTTGAGGTAATAGTCGCGGTCAGGCAAGGTGGTTCCTCCCTGGCCGATCTGCGGGATGTATTGGGTTACATTCTTCCTGTCCTGGCCAATGAACATGCCTATGAAATAGGAAGGGCCTGAAAGCGGCCTTTGAGTGGCCATTTCCTGCAACATTTCATCTACGGTTCTCAATGCTGCAATACGGTCCAGGTCAGCTTTAATAGGTGAATAGCCTAACTGTTCGATGCGGGCACTATCCATTCCGCTTGAATAGAAATCACCAATTTGTTGCATTGAAGGAACAGTACCTGCCTTTGCAGCGGCTTCTTCCAGCAGTTTCCTGAGGCGGGCGCTACTCTCTTCCCTCAGCTCATCAAAGCTGCCCCATCTTGTTTTGGAAGCTGGTACAGGGTTGGCCTTCAACCAGGCGCCATTGGCATACTGATAGAAATTGTCGCCGGGCTTTACCGACATGTCCATATTGGCCGGATCAATGTACTTGCGCTTCCTGGCTGGCTTTTCACCACCGGGAGGGGTGAAGCCCATGGTGCCAGCAGCTGCAAGGGCCAAAACCAAAAGTTTTCCAGAGTGTTTCATGGTGTTACGTGTTTAGCGTCACGAATATACAAGGGGGGTAAGGCTATTGTTCAGTCAATTGGATAAGCGGTTCGGGTCATGTTTCGCTGAAAAACTGGGCTTAATCCCTACATTTGGCCAATGCGCAACCTATTTGTTACCCTTACAAAAGTGATCGTCCCGGCCTTCTTGCTGGGTGCCTGTTCCACGCAAAAGCAACTGGCCAAAGTGGCCGATCGACAGGTGATCGGGAAGGAAGGAATGTCGAACGCCCATATAGGCATAGCCATTTATGACCCGGCCAGTGGCCAATTCCTTTACCAGCACAATGCCGGCAAGTATTTTGTGCCTGCTTCCAATACCAAACTCTTTAGCCTCTATGCAGGCTTGAAATATATCGGGGATTCCCTGCCTGCCATCCGCTATCATGAAACTGCTGATTCTATCTACCTGGAGCCAACAGGGGATCCCAGCTTCCTGCATAGCGATTACCCGAAGCAGCCCCTGGTTGCCTGGTTGAAAGCCCAACAGAAACCACTGGTATTGAGCGATGCGAACTGGCAGTCCAAACAATGGGGGATGGGGTGGAGCTGGGATGATTACAACAGCAGCTATATGGCGGAAAGGAGCCCCCTTCCGGTTTACGGCAATGTGATCAAATGGACCCAGACCATCGACAAAATGGAGAATGCCCTGGGGGAGCCGGTTGAGGATGTTTTCGTCTATTCCGATCCGGAAGTAAACTGGAAGGTTCGGCTGCTGCCGGAACGTGGAAAGAGTTTTTCGGTTGTCCGGGATCGTGATAATAATATTTTCACCATAACGGAGGGCAAGGAGCCGGTAAGGACCGTTGAAGTTCCCTTTGTGACCAATGGGGTGCTTTCTGCACTCGACCTCCTCCGGGACACGATCGGCAAGTCGATCACCTATATCCCGGCTTCAGTGGCAAAGAAAGGCACCAAGGTCATCTGGTCGCAGCCAACGGATTCCATGCTGGCGCCCATGATGCACCGCAGTGATAACCTTTTTGCTGAACAGACCCTGTTAGTGGCCTCCCAACAGTTGCTGGGGGTAATGGATACGGAAAGGATCATTGATACCCTGCTCCGGTCGGACCTGAAGGGGCTGCCACATGCCCCCCGCTGGGCCGATGGCAGCGGACTGAGCAGGTATAACCTTTTCACCCCGGCTGATTTTATCTGGCTGTTGGAGAAAATGGAACGCGAGTTTGGAGCCAAAAGGTTGGAGTGGATACTGCCCGCCGGAGATGAAGGCACCCTTACCAATTATTACAAGGATATCAAAGGGAAGATCCATGCCAAGACCGGTACACTCAGCGGTGTGGTAGGACTTAGCGGCTACCTGCAGACCAGTAAAGGGAAGCGCCTGCTTTTTTCGGTATTGGTCAATAACCACAATACCAGTGCATCTACTGTCAGGAGGAGCGTGGAGCAATTCCTTATGCACCTTTATAAGACCTACTGATAAGGAATGACTTCCTATGTATTCATTATTCCATATGTATTTTATTTGGGGGCAATGGGTGGTGCGATCACGTGACCATCCGCCCGCTTTTCCTACCTTTGGGTTTGAAAGGAGAGTGCATTTTGGCTGATATCATACAATTATTACCCGATCATATTGCGAACCAGATTGCTGCAGGTGAGGTTATCCAACGTCCTGCCAGCGCGGTTAAGGAGTTACTGGAAAATGCTGTTGATGCTGGTGCAACAGAGATCAAGCTCATCATCAATGATGCCGGCAAGTCTTTGGTGCAGGTCATCGATAACGGTAAGGGCATGAGTGAGACCGATGCCCGGCTTTGTTTTGAACGGCATGCCACTTCCAAGATCAGGCAGATCGAAGACCTGTTCCATATCCAGACCATGGGTTTCCGGGGTGAAGCCCTTGCCTCCATCGCGGCTGTTGCCCAGGTGGAAATGAAGACCCGCAGGGCCGATGATGAAGTGGGTACCTATATTGAGATCGAAAACAGTATGGTGGTTCGCCAGGAACCCTGCGCTGCGGCGGTAGGGACCAGCATTTCCATGAAGAACCTCTTCTTCAATGTGCCTGCCAGGCGGAATTTCCTGAAAAGTAATGCTGCGGAGATGCGGCATATCATTGATGAGTTCATCCGGGTGGCCATGTCCTTCCCACATGTTTTCTTTTCGCTTACCCATAATGGACAGCAGGTCTTCCATCTCGATAAAGGCTCCCTGAAGCAAAGAATCGTGCAGGTGTTGGGCAGCCAGTACAATTCGAAACTGGTCCCGGTACAGGAAAAAACGGATTACCTCAATATCCAGGGATTTGTGGGGAAGCCCGATGCGGCCAGGAAAACAAGGGGTGACCAGTATTTCTTCGTCAACAACCGCTTTATCCGCAGTGCCTACCTGAACCATGCCATCATGCAGGCTTACCAGGACCTGATCGCTGCAGATAGTTTTCCCTTGTATGTATTATTCATCGACCTCAACCCCGAGCAGATCGATGTGAATGTCCATCCCACCAAGCAGGAGATCAAGTTTGAGGATGAGAAGATCGTTTATGCTTTTGTACAGGCCGCTGTAAAGCATGCCCTGGCGCAGTTCAGTATCACCCCTACGCTGGAGTTTGATATCGATGCCAGCATCCAGCAACTGGATGCGGTATCCAAACCCTTCACGGAAGAAAAGAAGGCTGCCGCCAGTTCTTCCGGATTGTTCAAAAGCTTCACCCAGCAGCACCAGGCCCATTTCATTGACAGCGGGAAACCGGCGGCTTCAGGCTTGAAGAACTGGTCCGATTTTTTTGAACCAGCGCAAAAAGAAACCGGCGGCCAAACTGATCGACTCGAATATGAACAGCCTTCCGGCTTTGATTGGGAGATTCCCAAAAAGAAGTGGCAGTTGCTGGAGAATGCCGAGTTTTTGCAAATCCAACAACAGTATATCATTGCTCCCATTACCCAGGGATTTCTCCTGATCCACCAGCAATATGCACACGAACGGGTCCTCTATGAACGCTATGCCGCTGCATTGGTAGGAAGGGCTGTGTCCACCCAACGCAGCTTATTCCCGGTCACCATGGACCTTCCGCCTGCAGATGCTGCCTTGCTGAATGAATTGTTGCCTGACCTTGCGCAACTTGGTTACCTGGTGGAGCCTTTTGGCCAGAACAGTTTTGTTATCCAGGGAACTCCTGCGGATGTGTTGCAGGGAAATGAAAGGGTTGCCATCGAGCATTTACTGGATCAATACAAACACTTCAGCAGTGATGTGAAATTCTCCAAGCGGGAGCGCCTGATTCGTTCTCTTGCGGCCCAGCATGCCATAAGGACCGGAACCAACCTGACCAACCGCGAAATGCT is drawn from Flavihumibacter rivuli and contains these coding sequences:
- a CDS encoding D-alanyl-D-alanine carboxypeptidase/D-alanyl-D-alanine-endopeptidase, with product MRNLFVTLTKVIVPAFLLGACSTQKQLAKVADRQVIGKEGMSNAHIGIAIYDPASGQFLYQHNAGKYFVPASNTKLFSLYAGLKYIGDSLPAIRYHETADSIYLEPTGDPSFLHSDYPKQPLVAWLKAQQKPLVLSDANWQSKQWGMGWSWDDYNSSYMAERSPLPVYGNVIKWTQTIDKMENALGEPVEDVFVYSDPEVNWKVRLLPERGKSFSVVRDRDNNIFTITEGKEPVRTVEVPFVTNGVLSALDLLRDTIGKSITYIPASVAKKGTKVIWSQPTDSMLAPMMHRSDNLFAEQTLLVASQQLLGVMDTERIIDTLLRSDLKGLPHAPRWADGSGLSRYNLFTPADFIWLLEKMEREFGAKRLEWILPAGDEGTLTNYYKDIKGKIHAKTGTLSGVVGLSGYLQTSKGKRLLFSVLVNNHNTSASTVRRSVEQFLMHLYKTY
- the mutL gene encoding DNA mismatch repair endonuclease MutL; protein product: MADIIQLLPDHIANQIAAGEVIQRPASAVKELLENAVDAGATEIKLIINDAGKSLVQVIDNGKGMSETDARLCFERHATSKIRQIEDLFHIQTMGFRGEALASIAAVAQVEMKTRRADDEVGTYIEIENSMVVRQEPCAAAVGTSISMKNLFFNVPARRNFLKSNAAEMRHIIDEFIRVAMSFPHVFFSLTHNGQQVFHLDKGSLKQRIVQVLGSQYNSKLVPVQEKTDYLNIQGFVGKPDAARKTRGDQYFFVNNRFIRSAYLNHAIMQAYQDLIAADSFPLYVLFIDLNPEQIDVNVHPTKQEIKFEDEKIVYAFVQAAVKHALAQFSITPTLEFDIDASIQQLDAVSKPFTEEKKAAASSSGLFKSFTQQHQAHFIDSGKPAASGLKNWSDFFEPAQKETGGQTDRLEYEQPSGFDWEIPKKKWQLLENAEFLQIQQQYIIAPITQGFLLIHQQYAHERVLYERYAAALVGRAVSTQRSLFPVTMDLPPADAALLNELLPDLAQLGYLVEPFGQNSFVIQGTPADVLQGNERVAIEHLLDQYKHFSSDVKFSKRERLIRSLAAQHAIRTGTNLTNREMLQLAEDLLVCAQPNTTPTGQATFIEFNKDYLLRLFA